Proteins encoded by one window of Anopheles maculipalpis chromosome 2RL, idAnoMacuDA_375_x, whole genome shotgun sequence:
- the LOC126559781 gene encoding uncharacterized protein LOC126559781, translating into MPPPPPPGPPPPPGPPPPPALKLGGGAPSADGRNALLLSIQKGTKLKKTVTVDKSAPAIQGKVASDGAVARANNRAPGRPTAGAGDDGAATAPTGPGQPKLGGLFEGLSSMPKLKPVGSRTPTGTGNASSAGMQQNKTPSPEASKGSPINNGRVGNGGGSAAPLDFSDELAQKLTLKKQKQQQGSNSSNSSYSSNTSSSAINPPPTAVPNETNLRLNRGPPPQPPTSIQRPSGDNASSKTAPSPASSQKSQAPATPNHLNHHLRLAAAKPSAANGPLSSTTSPTINAIGGSAPIPNRSALFGSNTTAMTTTAASSATMGNGSVPTAAAAASTVIPVAPKPVPNYGKPNLAPKPPGMQLGGMAGDGGSSTTRPTVSRHQSMRSPRSPPVSQTAPVFPANHFGTMRGPPSSAAMFQSSESIVRPVREVTGRPSAPPPKPPTMKPPPPPPVRSVSNTNLTHLPPSLSLAPSSLDTTGTSSPATEPTSFGSVNNVSSLTLADELRAKVSNANLSVAGSSANSISTGNLSVLGGGGTLTKGGSLKTTAAPPLPPHRTSPAPPPPVAASAILNTGEAPVPPQRISSIRNSAGSGSLPAVSTVTSSNSSSSHNQSHHSQSSTVIITSSSTTSSTGGSLHRKDTSLTSVTSSSSSTVTAATTGTSTKMPLPEIDLESKYAFYFHKVTEFPQPIPFLNVPKIYQSELRQQQQQSAQQGAQQQPHRQ; encoded by the exons ATGCCTCCGCCGCCGCCGCCTGGGCCGCCACCTCCTCCAgggccaccgccaccgccggcCCTGAAGCTTGGTGGCGGTGCACCATCGGCCGATGGGCGGAACGCTCTGCTACTCTCGATTCAGAAGGGTACCAAGCTGAAAAAAACGGTTACGGTGGACAAGAGTGCACCGGCAATTCAGGGCAAG GTCGCTTCCGATGGAGCAGTGGCGAGGGCGAACAACCGTGCTCCTGGTCGACCAACAGCGGGAGCaggtgatgatggtgcagcAACCGCACCAACCGGACCGGGACAACCGAAGCTGGGCGGGTTGTTTGAGGGACTGTCATCGATGCCGAAATTGAAACCGGTCGGTAGCAGAACGCCCACCGGAACAg GAAACGCATCTTCGGCGGgaatgcagcaaaacaaaacaccttcACCGGAGGCCTCCAAGGGTTCCCCGATCAACAATGGACGGGTGGGAAATGGTGGCGGTTCCGCTGCGCCACTTGACTTCTCGGACGAGCTCGCGCAAAAATTAACGctcaaaaaacagaaacagcagcagggCAGCAATAGTAGCAATAGCAGTTACAGTAGTAACACGTCCTCGTCGGCCATCAATCCCCCTCCCACAGCGGtaccgaacgaaacgaacctgCGGCTAAACCGGGGACCACCACCGCAACCACCAACATCGATCCAACGG CCTTCCGGAGACAATGCGTCGTCAAAGACGGCACCATCACCAGCATCCAGTCAGAAAAG CCAAGCACCTGCAACACCAAACCACCTGAACCACCACCTAAGGCTGGCAGCAGCGAAACCGTCGGCCGCGAATGGACCACTGTCCAGCACCACTAGTCCCACAATTAATGCAATCGGCGGCAGCGCACCGATTCCGAATCGATCCGCCCTGTTCGGTAGCAATACGACGGCGATGACGACGACAGCGGCTAGCAGTGCTACGATGGGCAACGGTAGTGTACCGACGGCGGCGGCTGCAGCGTCAACTGTAATCCCGGTGGCACCGAAACCGGTACCAAACTATGGCAAACCAAATCTAGCACCGAAACCGCCCGGTATGCAGCTGGGGGGGATGGCCGGAGATGGCGGAAGCAGCACAACGCGACCAACCGTGAGTCGACACCAGAGCATGCGAAGTCCAAG GTCCCCTCCGGTCTCGCAAACGGCACCGGTGTTTCCTGCCAATCACTTCGGTACGATGCGTGGACCACCCTCGTCAGCGGCCATGTTCCAGTCGTCGGAATCGATCGTGCGACCAGTGCGGGAAGTAACGG GTCGCCCATCTGCACCACCGCCAAAGCCTCCAACGATgaaaccaccgccaccaccaccagtacgGAGCGTCAGCAATACGAACCTAACGCACCTGCCTCCATCGCTTAGTTTGGCACCATCGTCACTGGACACGACCGGCACCAGTTCACCGGCGACCGAACCAAcctcgttcggttcggtgaaCAATGTGTCCTCACTTACACTGGCTGACGAACTGCGGGCAAAGGTATCGAATGCTAACCTATCGGTGGCCGGCTCGTCCGCAAACTCCATTTCCACCGGTAACTTGAGCGTGCTCGGTGGGGGTGGCACCTTGACAAAGGGTGGAAGTTTAAAGACGACGGCAgcaccaccattaccacccCATCGGACAAGCCCGgcgccaccgccaccggttGCGGCATCGGCAATACTG AACACGGGTGAAGCGCCAGTACCACCACAACGAATTTCGTCAATTCGTAACTCGGCCGGTAGCGGTAGCTTACCGGCAGTATCGACTGTCACtagcagtaacagcagcagtagtcaCAATCAGAGTCATCATAGTCAAAGCAGCACCGTTAttatcaccagcagcagcaccacatcGTCTACCGGTGGTAGTCTACATCGTAAGGACACATCGCTAACGTCGgtcaccagcagcagttcaTCAACGGTAACGGCAGCGACGACCGGCACCAGTACTAAGATGCCGTTGCCCGAGATAGACCTAGAGTCGAAGTATGCGTTCTACTTTCACAAGGTGACGGAGTTTCCGCAACCGATACCGTTCCTCAATGTGCCGAAAATCTATCAAAGCGAACTgcgccagcagcaacaacaatccgCGCAACAAGGTGCACAGCAACAACCGCATCGGCAGTAG